In Xyrauchen texanus isolate HMW12.3.18 chromosome 27, RBS_HiC_50CHRs, whole genome shotgun sequence, one genomic interval encodes:
- the gpr173 gene encoding probable G-protein coupled receptor 173: protein MANGNASSDGPGNPLAAIVSTTGGMIGGAPSSAVSTYVKLVLLGLIICISLVGNLVVSLLVLRDRALHKAPYYFLLDLCLADTIRAAVCFPFVLVSIKNGSAWTYSVLSCKVVAFMAVLFCFHAAFMLFCISVTRYMAIAHHRFYSKRMTFWTCIAVVCMVWTLSVAMAFPPVFDVGTYKFIREEDQCIFEHRYFKANDTLGFMLMLAVLILATHVVYMKLLLFEYKHRKMKPVQMVPAISQNWTFHGPGATGQAAANWIAGFGRGPMPPTLLGIRQNLHNQNRRLLGMEEFKAEKQLGRMFYVITLFFLVLWSPYIVACYWRVFVKACTIPHRYLSTTVWMSFAQAGVNPIICFFLNKDLKKGLLAHLPPCCRTPPQLPREPYCVM from the coding sequence ATGGCCAACGGAAACGCAAGCAGCGATGGGCCTGGGAACCCTTTGGCAGCCATAGTGTCTACTACAGGTGGCATGATAGGTGGAGCACCTTCTTCGGCTGTTTCTACCTATGTCAAACTTGTCCTTCTGGGGCTGATCATCTGCATCAGCCTGGTAGGCAACTTAGTGGTGTCTCTGCTGGTGCTACGGGACAGAGCGCTTCACAAGGCACCTTATTACTTTCTTTTGGACCTCTGCCTTGCTGACACCATTCGTGCAGCGGTCTGCTTTCCCTTTGTGCTGGTTTCCATCAAGAACGGCTCTGCTTGGACTTATAGCGTGCTCAGCTGCAAGGTGGTGGCATTCATGGCTGTACTTTTTTGCTTCCATGCTGCCTTCATGCTGTTCTGCATTAGCGTCACACGTTACATGGCCATCGCCCACCACCGGTTCTACTCTAAGCGAATGACCTTCTGGACCTGTATTGCAGTGGTCTGTATGGTCTGGACACTGTCGGTTGCCATGGCGTTCCCACCTGTCTTCGATGTAGGCACCTACAAGTTTATCCGCGAGGAGGACCAATGCATCTTTGAACACCGCTACTTCAAGGCCAATGATACATTAGGCTTCATGCTCATGCTGGCTGTGCTAATCCTGGCCACTCATGTGGTTTACATGAAACTCCTGCTGTTTGAATACAAGCACCGGAAGATGAAGCCGGTCCAGATGGTTCCAGCCATCAGCCAAAACTGGACCTTTCACGGGCCTGGAGCCACTGGCCAGGCAGCCGCAAACTGGATAGCAGGGTTCGGCCGTGGTCCAATGCCTCCCACTTTATTGGGCATCAGGCAGAACTTGCACAACCAGAACAGACGCCTGCTAGGCATGGAGGAGTTTAAGGCCGAGAAGCAGCTTGGCAGGATGTTCTATGTCATCACCTTGTTTTTTCTGGTGCTCTGGTCCCCATACATTGTGGCCTGTTACTGGCGGGTTTTTGTGAAGGCATGCACCATCCCACACAGGTATCTGTCTACCACCGTGTGGATGAGTTTCGCACAGGCTGGCGTTAATCCCATCATCTGCTTTTTTCTCAACAAAGACCTGAAGAAGGGCCTGTTGGCCCACCTGCCTCCCTGTTGTAGAACTCCACCTCAACTGCCCCGTGAGCCTTACTGTGTAATGTGA